From Pan paniscus chromosome 9, NHGRI_mPanPan1-v2.0_pri, whole genome shotgun sequence, the proteins below share one genomic window:
- the CHRM1 gene encoding muscarinic acetylcholine receptor M1, which produces MNTSAPPAVSPNITVLAPGKGPWQVAFIGITTGLLSLATVTGNLLVLISFKVNTELKTVNNYFLLSLACADLIIGTFSMNLYTTYLLMGHWALGTLACDLWLALDYVASNASVMNLLLISFDRYFSVTRPLSYRAKRTPRRAALMIGLAWLVSFVLWAPAILFWQYLVGERTVLAGQCYIQFLSQPIITFGTAMAAFYLPVTVMCTLYWRIYRETENRARELAALQGSETPGKGGGSSSSSERSQPGAEGSPETPPGRCCRCCRAPRLLQAYSWKEEEEEDEGSMESLTSSEGEEPGSEVVIKMPMVDPEAQAPTKQPPRSSPNTVKRPTKKGRDRAGKGQKPRGKEQLAKRKTFSLVKEKKAARTLSAILLAFILTWTPYNIMVLVSTFCKDCVPETLWELGYWLCYVNSTINPMCYALCNKAFRDTFRLLLLCRWDKRRWRKIPKRPGSVHRTPSRQC; this is translated from the coding sequence ATGAACACTTCAGCCCCACCTGCTGTCAGCCCCAACATCACCGTCCTGGCACCAGGAAAGGGTCCCTGGCAAGTGGCCTTCATTGGGATCACCACGGGCCTTCTGTCGCTAGCCACAGTGACAGGCAACCTGCTGGTACTCATCTCTTTCAAGGTCAACACGGAGCTCAAGACAGTCAATAACTACTTCCTGCTGAGCCTGGCCTGTGCTGACCTCATCATCGGTACCTTCTCCATGAACCTCTATACCACGTACCTGCTCATGGGCCACTGGGCTCTGGGCACGCTGGCTTGTGACCTCTGGCTGGCCCTGGACTATGTGGCCAGCAATGCCTCCGTCATGAATCTGCTGCTCATCAGCTTTGACCGCTACTTCTCCGTGACTCGGCCCCTGAGCTACCGTGCCAAGCGCACACCCCGCCGGGCAGCTCTGATGATCGGCCTGGCCTGGCTGGTTTCCTTTGTGCTCTGGGCCCCAGCCATCCTCTTCTGGCAGTACCTGGTAGGGGAGCGGACAGTGCTAGCTGGGCAGTGCTACATCCAGTTCCTCTCCCAGCCCATCATCACCTTTGGCACAGCCATGGCTGCCTTCTACCTCCCTGTCACAGTCATGTGCACGCTCTACTGGCGCATCTACCGGGAGACAGAGAACCGAGCACGGGAGCTGGCAGCCCTTCAGGGCTCTGAGACGCCAGGCAAAGggggtggcagcagcagcagctcagaGAGGTCTCAGCCAGGGGCTGAGGGCTCACCAGAGACTCCTCCAGGCCGCTGCTGTCGCTGCTGCCGGGCCCCCAGGCTGCTGCAGGCCTACAGctggaaggaagaagaggaagaggacgaAGGCTCCATGGAGTCCCTCACATCCTCAGAGGGAGAGGAGCCTGGCTCCGAAGTGGTGATCAAGATGCCAATGGTGGACCCCGAGGCACAGGCCCCCACCAAGCAGCCCCCACGGAGCTCCCCAAATACAGTCAAGAGGCCGACTAAGAAAGGGCGTGATCGAGCTGGCAAGGGCCAGAAGCCCCGTGGAAAGGAGCAGCTGGCCAAGCGGAAGACCTTCTCGCTGGTCAAGGAGAAGAAGGCGGCTCGGACCCTGAGTGCCATCCTCCTGGCCTTCATCCTCACCTGGACACCGTACAACATCATGGTGCTGGTGTCCACCTTCTGCAAGGACTGTGTTCCCGAGACCCTGTGGGAGCTGGGCTACTGGCTGTGCTACGTCAACAGCACCATCAACCCCATGTGCTACGCACTCTGCAACAAAGCCTTCCGGGACACCTTTCGCCTGCTGCTGCTTTGCCGCTGGGACAAGAGACGCTGGCGCAAGATCCCCAAGCGCCCTGGCTCCGTGCACCGCACTCCCTCCCGCCAATGCTGA